A genomic stretch from Spirochaetota bacterium includes:
- a CDS encoding BTAD domain-containing putative transcriptional regulator: protein MHQRIQILNSKLLLPHLSDTIQRERLHPLLAKIPRKRLTTVTAGAGFGKTTLVAEACNLLGLNSVWYRLDKSDSDFITFISYLIAGIQKHIREFGIETHQRIGDAQILSRERKAVLTVFLSEIEKLVKGDLIIVIDDYHFIQDSQEINELIEYFLENIPPQVHLIIISRADSGLSISLLRARRQVLEIKEDDLVLSIPEIERLYSQLFNIALETQSLEILHRKTEGWVSGLILFYHSLHSRNPTDVEILLSRLQGSHKIISDYLEENVYELQSDEIKSFLIKTSILSYIDVDFCNQLLGIENSGGILRELEEKHLFTFPLDEEREWYYYHHLFSEFLQKKLASELGRKAILNLHKHAAIAMEKLGKDEEAMRHYFMAEQLDEAGILFKKVGDRLLKEKRLQVIESYFNKIPKSLLNSDPWIQFMQAESLALAGKPKDAINAYKISRKMFYRDANLDGVVSSLHQLGSNYFIDGDLVGAESAFLELLTLQKSNSGMYIDVLTNLVMITTSLGKFDLADKYFDEAMLLLSSTDGIDNKRILARLYFNHGHRYILSGDNIKAMRTVEKMKEICENLKLPLYSCLSYYLISVLYYSLGDFSKSLDNAKKGLDLAIKNRIRETCWLFGLSAFNHAKLGNISEAIIDGKESLRISQHEESRYGQGYAYLALYHAYVKSSNPIEAEESLNSGVNVIHGRNLPLLEGELKARLAEFQIGRGRWEEARHLLEDAEKLLIGAKLQISMVYLIFARLYWEQNQRDEALSKLMSGLQLSEANQYDAWIISEKQWIVPLLVELFIEGKMQDYLQGIFKGMGLSAPEELAHLQNNKNHERENAGSKILDAAKEVRIPNLRVYCLGKFRVYRGDEEITAESWKSKKRAKMLLIFFVHNRSRGYLPRDLLMEFLWPEEDPRKTIYRIHDTLASLRKTLEPGRKRGTPSSYILRAEEGYKVDLGENDCVDVDEFRDIMKLAEDENNSEKKIAHYLKAEEVYSGDYLEEYLYIDWCLEERERLRQEYLNLLIKIIEHFEKSHDYFRCVEFARRYLNKDKFAEKVYQRLMRYYSYLDNRAMLTKTYERCKDNIIKELKMPLSKETEMIFNELLLKK from the coding sequence TTGCATCAGAGAATCCAAATATTAAACTCCAAACTTCTTCTTCCACACTTATCTGATACCATACAAAGAGAGAGATTACACCCCTTATTAGCAAAAATTCCCAGGAAGCGACTTACAACTGTAACAGCAGGCGCTGGTTTCGGAAAGACTACTCTGGTTGCTGAAGCCTGCAATCTCTTAGGATTGAATTCAGTATGGTATCGTCTGGATAAATCTGACAGTGACTTTATAACCTTCATCAGTTATTTAATTGCAGGGATTCAGAAGCATATCCGCGAATTTGGAATAGAAACGCACCAAAGAATAGGTGATGCTCAAATCTTGAGCCGGGAACGTAAGGCTGTTCTTACTGTTTTCTTAAGCGAGATTGAGAAACTCGTCAAAGGTGACCTTATTATTGTAATTGATGATTATCATTTTATACAAGATAGTCAGGAAATAAATGAGTTAATAGAATATTTTCTTGAGAATATACCTCCTCAGGTTCACCTGATTATTATCAGTCGCGCTGATTCCGGGTTGTCCATATCTTTATTGAGAGCCAGGAGGCAGGTACTGGAGATCAAAGAAGATGACCTTGTCTTGTCTATCCCTGAAATTGAGCGACTCTATTCACAATTATTTAATATTGCCTTGGAGACACAGAGCCTTGAAATCCTTCACCGGAAGACAGAGGGCTGGGTCTCGGGATTGATACTCTTCTATCACTCCCTGCATAGTAGAAATCCTACGGATGTTGAAATACTATTATCCAGACTACAAGGCTCTCATAAGATTATATCAGACTATCTCGAAGAAAATGTATATGAATTGCAGTCTGATGAAATAAAAAGCTTTCTTATAAAGACCTCAATCCTTTCATATATTGATGTCGATTTTTGTAATCAGCTTTTGGGAATAGAGAATTCAGGTGGCATTCTGCGGGAGCTGGAAGAAAAACATCTTTTCACCTTCCCCCTGGATGAGGAGAGAGAGTGGTATTATTATCACCACCTCTTTAGTGAGTTTTTGCAGAAGAAGCTTGCCTCAGAGCTTGGCCGGAAAGCTATACTGAATCTCCATAAGCATGCGGCAATAGCCATGGAAAAGCTTGGTAAAGATGAAGAGGCCATGAGGCATTACTTTATGGCAGAACAATTAGATGAGGCTGGCATACTTTTTAAGAAAGTTGGAGATCGATTGCTCAAGGAGAAGCGTCTGCAAGTGATCGAATCTTATTTCAATAAAATTCCTAAGAGTTTATTAAATAGTGATCCCTGGATTCAATTTATGCAGGCAGAGTCGCTAGCGCTTGCCGGTAAGCCGAAGGATGCGATCAATGCATATAAAATATCCCGCAAAATGTTTTATAGAGATGCAAACCTGGATGGTGTTGTTTCATCTCTGCATCAACTAGGTTCAAACTATTTCATTGACGGCGATTTGGTAGGCGCTGAGAGTGCATTCCTGGAGTTACTGACTTTACAGAAGAGTAATAGCGGAATGTATATTGATGTTCTGACAAATTTGGTGATGATAACTACCAGCCTGGGAAAATTTGATTTAGCTGATAAATACTTTGATGAGGCCATGTTATTACTCTCATCAACTGATGGAATAGATAATAAAAGAATTCTTGCGCGACTCTATTTCAATCATGGTCATAGGTATATTTTATCAGGTGATAATATTAAAGCTATGAGGACAGTTGAAAAAATGAAAGAGATATGCGAAAATCTGAAACTTCCCCTCTATTCTTGCCTAAGTTATTATTTAATATCAGTGTTATACTATTCTCTTGGTGATTTTTCAAAGAGTCTTGATAACGCGAAAAAGGGCCTGGACTTGGCTATAAAAAATCGGATTCGCGAAACTTGTTGGCTATTCGGTTTATCAGCTTTTAATCACGCTAAATTGGGAAATATTAGCGAAGCGATTATTGATGGTAAGGAGAGTCTTAGAATTTCTCAGCATGAGGAAAGCCGATATGGCCAGGGTTATGCTTACCTTGCATTATATCATGCCTATGTTAAATCAAGCAATCCTATAGAAGCAGAGGAAAGCCTTAACTCAGGAGTAAATGTAATACATGGACGCAATCTCCCACTTTTAGAGGGCGAGCTAAAGGCACGTCTGGCAGAATTTCAAATTGGAAGAGGGCGATGGGAAGAGGCTCGACATCTTTTGGAGGATGCAGAAAAATTATTGATAGGCGCAAAATTGCAAATCAGCATGGTATATCTTATTTTTGCGCGTTTGTATTGGGAGCAAAACCAGAGGGATGAAGCCTTAAGCAAACTTATGTCCGGCCTTCAACTCAGTGAAGCTAATCAATATGATGCATGGATTATTTCTGAAAAACAGTGGATAGTTCCCCTGCTTGTTGAGCTATTCATCGAAGGTAAAATGCAGGATTATCTTCAGGGGATATTCAAAGGAATGGGTTTATCTGCCCCGGAGGAACTTGCACATTTACAAAATAATAAAAATCATGAAAGGGAAAATGCTGGTTCGAAAATATTAGATGCGGCAAAGGAAGTGCGCATCCCGAACCTCAGGGTTTACTGTCTGGGGAAATTTAGGGTGTATCGGGGAGATGAAGAGATCACGGCCGAGAGTTGGAAGAGTAAAAAAAGGGCTAAGATGTTATTGATATTTTTTGTTCATAATCGATCCCGGGGCTATTTGCCCAGGGATTTATTGATGGAATTTTTATGGCCTGAGGAAGACCCCCGAAAGACGATTTATAGAATACATGATACACTTGCATCACTCCGCAAAACTCTTGAACCCGGGAGGAAAAGGGGGACGCCTTCTTCATATATATTAAGAGCAGAAGAAGGTTACAAAGTAGACCTCGGGGAAAATGACTGCGTGGATGTTGATGAATTCAGAGATATTATGAAGCTGGCTGAAGATGAAAATAATTCTGAGAAAAAAATTGCTCATTACCTGAAGGCTGAGGAAGTTTATAGCGGTGATTATCTGGAGGAATATCTTTATATTGATTGGTGTTTAGAAGAGAGGGAGAGGCTTAGACAAGAATATTTAAATTTACTAATTAAAATAATAGAACATTTCGAGAAGAGTCATGATTATTTTAGGTGTGTTGAATTTGCGAGACGGTATTTAAATAAAGATAAATTCGCTGAAAAGGTCTATCAGAGATTGATGAGATATTATTCCTATCTTGACAATAGGGCAATGCTGACGAAGACCTATGAGAGATGTAAAGACAATATAATTAAAGAGTTGAAAATGCCATTAAGCAAAGAAACTGAAATGATATTTAATGAATTATTATTAAAAAAATAG
- a CDS encoding heavy metal-binding domain-containing protein encodes MKKQKFIWIVPLMFMLTTVFLSSSGCNRSCRTDPSCSLSKDCDKADYYTCVEHADIKESKAGKCSKCGMNLKLKKCERNIKKCPFSNVKESPSSDAEKKS; translated from the coding sequence ATGAAAAAACAAAAATTTATATGGATAGTACCCTTGATGTTTATGCTAACAACAGTATTCCTTTCATCAAGCGGATGTAATAGATCATGTCGTACTGATCCCAGCTGTAGTCTGTCTAAAGACTGTGATAAAGCAGATTATTATACATGTGTTGAACATGCGGATATAAAAGAGAGTAAAGCTGGGAAGTGCTCTAAGTGTGGAATGAACCTAAAATTGAAAAAATGTGAAAGGAATATAAAGAAGTGTCCTTTTTCTAATGTAAAGGAATCTCCATCCTCAGATGCTGAAAAGAAGAGTTAG
- a CDS encoding MMPL family transporter, with product MVKVLNRKDNYIVKANNLFAIFAEWIIDHRWLVIVGCLIMSIGGAILALQLRIDNSTEVYFQENDPYYVDYQNILEEYGNDEFLYIVYKAKQGIFNLETLQKIKELVKELEGIPYVEKAKAVTNIEILEGSSKGDLKIYNLNDNFPSTKVKAQLLMRKLLDKPLYLNGYISEDGNFAAILCEMEDRPEGDPNYHMMIVEKLKDIISKSDYQEFEFWTAGFPVVNFEFNKQTEKSSAIFSIITFILITSLLIYLFRQIKGVVGPYSVILFALLLTLGFMGINKFPVTAMFSMLPSLLMAIGVAISIHIINEYQSHLKAGYDNRTSILGAIKLLGIPCLFTTITTAIGFASLTISHVRANHEFGCYVIFGVLAVFIFSFTSLIALLSIGSRKAEDKFRNENKIKYNKFLNEMMLSIANINKRYKGRILTVTVLISIAAIYGITKLQVNSSYYKLFDEKMKVVRDFRFIDKKMAGTGNFEVLLDSKKADGVKSLKFIQTLEKIQDFANDQDYIVNKTSSVVDIVKDVNMSLHNNKKAFYRLPSSNEEVSQYILLYEVSGGEELEKLVSADIAAAKLTIYLKTTDTQTSSRFYEDLAKFINSTKPDSYSFKISGATFMFNQMLTYIRENQASSILLALAIISIMMIVVFRSLKVGLTSMVPNIFPILITLGIMGLTGIWLDHVNAMLACIAIGLAVDDTIHFVSRYKLEFDRSGNYENALNIAMSEAGRAMTMTTIVLVIGFGVMVTAELNILQYFGLLSSMCIFIALLSDYFIAPSLILLFKPFGKEFDPTEKTAIGTPDKEYDLTAGKV from the coding sequence ATGGTGAAGGTTTTGAACAGAAAGGATAATTACATTGTAAAAGCTAACAATCTATTCGCAATATTCGCAGAATGGATAATTGATCATCGCTGGTTAGTAATCGTTGGATGTCTCATAATGAGTATAGGGGGCGCTATTCTAGCCCTTCAGCTTCGGATAGATAATTCAACAGAGGTTTATTTTCAGGAAAATGATCCCTATTATGTCGATTATCAGAATATTTTGGAAGAATATGGAAATGATGAATTTCTATATATTGTCTACAAAGCCAAACAGGGAATATTTAACCTGGAAACACTACAGAAAATTAAAGAGCTAGTGAAGGAATTAGAGGGAATTCCGTACGTGGAAAAGGCAAAAGCTGTCACAAATATTGAGATTCTGGAAGGCAGTTCAAAAGGCGATTTAAAAATTTATAACCTCAATGATAATTTTCCATCTACAAAGGTTAAAGCACAGCTACTTATGCGAAAGTTATTAGATAAGCCATTGTATTTGAACGGTTATATCTCTGAGGATGGCAATTTTGCTGCAATACTTTGTGAGATGGAGGATAGACCTGAAGGTGACCCAAATTACCACATGATGATAGTTGAAAAATTAAAAGATATAATATCAAAATCGGATTACCAGGAGTTTGAATTTTGGACTGCAGGTTTTCCTGTTGTCAACTTTGAATTTAATAAACAGACAGAGAAAAGCAGCGCCATATTTTCTATAATAACATTTATTTTAATAACATCTCTCCTTATTTATTTATTTCGCCAGATTAAAGGTGTTGTAGGCCCCTATTCTGTTATACTATTCGCCTTGCTGCTAACGCTTGGATTTATGGGGATAAATAAATTTCCTGTAACCGCCATGTTTTCGATGCTTCCATCACTATTGATGGCAATTGGAGTGGCAATCTCGATTCATATAATTAACGAATATCAATCACATCTTAAAGCCGGATATGATAATAGAACATCTATTCTTGGAGCAATAAAACTATTGGGCATTCCCTGTTTATTTACAACCATCACGACCGCAATTGGTTTTGCTTCTTTGACTATCTCACATGTTCGCGCTAATCATGAGTTTGGATGTTATGTGATATTTGGCGTCCTGGCTGTCTTTATCTTTTCCTTCACAAGTCTTATAGCGCTTCTGTCTATTGGCAGTAGAAAAGCTGAAGATAAATTTAGAAATGAGAACAAAATAAAATATAATAAATTTTTAAATGAGATGATGTTGAGCATAGCCAACATAAATAAAAGATATAAGGGAAGAATTTTAACAGTTACCGTTTTAATCAGCATTGCAGCCATATATGGCATAACAAAACTACAAGTTAACTCATCTTACTATAAGTTATTTGACGAGAAAATGAAGGTAGTCAGGGATTTCAGATTTATTGATAAAAAGATGGCCGGGACTGGGAATTTTGAAGTATTGCTCGATTCAAAAAAAGCTGATGGAGTCAAGTCATTGAAATTTATTCAAACACTGGAGAAAATCCAGGACTTTGCTAATGATCAGGATTATATCGTCAACAAGACAAGTTCAGTAGTAGATATTGTTAAAGATGTTAACATGTCCTTGCATAACAACAAGAAAGCTTTTTACAGGCTGCCCTCTTCGAATGAAGAGGTTTCGCAGTATATTTTACTGTACGAAGTTTCCGGGGGTGAGGAATTGGAGAAACTTGTATCAGCCGATATTGCCGCAGCTAAGCTTACAATTTATTTAAAAACTACAGATACACAAACTTCCAGCCGTTTTTATGAGGATCTGGCAAAGTTTATTAATTCAACAAAACCGGATAGCTATTCTTTCAAGATATCCGGAGCGACATTTATGTTTAATCAAATGTTAACTTATATACGTGAAAACCAGGCATCTTCCATTTTATTGGCGTTGGCCATTATATCAATAATGATGATAGTTGTTTTCCGTTCATTAAAAGTTGGACTCACCTCGATGGTTCCAAATATATTCCCTATTTTAATTACCCTGGGCATCATGGGATTAACTGGAATCTGGTTAGACCATGTTAACGCAATGCTTGCTTGCATAGCCATCGGGCTCGCTGTTGACGACACTATACATTTTGTATCCCGCTATAAGTTGGAATTCGATCGGTCAGGCAATTATGAGAATGCCTTGAATATCGCTATGAGTGAAGCGGGTCGCGCTATGACAATGACTACTATTGTCCTGGTTATTGGTTTTGGTGTAATGGTAACTGCTGAACTGAATATCCTTCAATATTTTGGATTATTATCTTCAATGTGCATTTTTATTGCCCTGCTATCCGATTACTTTATAGCGCCGAGTTTAATACTGCTATTCAAGCCTTTCGGAAAAGAATTCGACCCAACAGAAAAGACAGCAATAGGCACACCAGACAAAGAGTATGATTTGACCGCAGGAAAAGTATGA
- a CDS encoding MMPL family transporter, translating to MNNTNNYFSRVNDLFAGLAEWIIDHRKFVIIVCGIIGVMGIVLSLRIKIDNSMDVYFRQNDPTYVDYQNFIEEYGNDQFIYIVYRVKQGIFDLDALHKTKMLVKDLEKVPFVEKVNAVTNIEIIEGNKNGAINVYGLMDDFPSNQSEAHPLMQKLLDKPLYVNGYISDDASYAAILCEVKDKPKDDQNYQMKIFSGLKNVLSKQEYKEFEFWPVGEPIVASEWNVIREKDTLVLSVLVFVAIAILLILFFRQAKGVIGPLAVVSFSTVLVFGFMGINSFSFTGVSVVISPLLLSIGVATTVHFINKYQFHLRSGLSNRTSIIEAVRMVAIPCFFTSITTAIGFGSMIISPIPAISEYGSYLVFGLLVIFFLSVTILLVILSFSGEKTEMKYINYNVKTKSNGFIDSLLKRIGYLNRSYSRLILIIASIIGVISIYGITRLQINASMLEQLGDSLQVTHDYEFVDKTMAGTGSFEIVLDSNKLDGVKTQKFVQILESIQKFALTQDYLVRKTSSVVDIIKEVNSSLHNNDKAFYRIPSSDDEVSQYILLYEISGGEELEKLVSADLAAARLTIYVKSTDSIIAKRFYDEIVNYIESVKPDDYSYRITGFSYLMVEMMDYVGRSQRQSLLLALIIISALMILIFRSVKMGLISMIPNIFPTFFILGFMGASGIILDHARSMLAPIAIGLAVDDTIHLIYRYQLEFKRLGRYEKALDAALSSVGRAILITTIILVLGFFIMMVSEMNNISYFGMLSGICIFIALLSDYFIAPSLILLFKPFGKEFDPEEKTAIGT from the coding sequence ATGAATAATACAAATAATTATTTTTCACGAGTAAATGATCTATTCGCCGGATTAGCAGAATGGATAATTGATCATCGCAAGTTCGTAATCATTGTATGTGGCATTATAGGTGTGATGGGTATCGTATTATCGCTTCGTATTAAGATAGACAATTCCATGGATGTTTATTTCCGGCAAAATGATCCAACTTATGTAGATTATCAAAATTTTATAGAAGAGTATGGCAATGACCAATTCATATATATAGTATATAGAGTCAAACAGGGAATCTTTGACCTGGATGCATTACATAAAACTAAAATGTTAGTAAAGGATCTTGAGAAAGTTCCATTTGTAGAAAAAGTAAATGCAGTCACAAATATTGAAATTATTGAAGGCAATAAAAATGGCGCTATAAATGTTTATGGCCTCATGGATGATTTCCCTTCAAACCAGAGTGAGGCACATCCTCTTATGCAGAAGCTTCTTGATAAACCGTTGTATGTGAATGGATATATTTCTGATGATGCGAGTTATGCGGCTATACTATGTGAGGTGAAGGATAAACCAAAGGATGACCAAAATTACCAGATGAAGATATTTTCCGGTTTAAAAAATGTGCTATCAAAACAGGAATACAAGGAATTCGAATTCTGGCCGGTTGGGGAGCCTATTGTTGCCTCTGAGTGGAATGTTATACGGGAAAAAGATACTTTAGTACTATCTGTGCTTGTCTTTGTAGCAATTGCTATACTCCTTATTCTATTCTTCCGTCAGGCCAAGGGTGTTATTGGACCTCTTGCTGTAGTGTCATTTTCAACGGTTTTGGTTTTTGGTTTTATGGGTATAAACAGTTTCTCTTTCACAGGTGTAAGTGTTGTAATATCACCTTTATTGCTTTCTATTGGAGTGGCAACCACTGTTCATTTTATCAATAAATATCAGTTTCATCTTCGTTCAGGATTGAGCAATCGAACATCAATTATTGAAGCAGTAAGAATGGTAGCGATTCCTTGCTTTTTTACCTCCATAACAACAGCCATAGGATTCGGTTCAATGATCATCTCTCCAATCCCTGCTATTAGTGAGTATGGATCTTATCTTGTATTTGGGCTGTTAGTAATATTTTTTCTTTCTGTTACAATTCTATTAGTGATTCTCTCCTTTTCAGGGGAGAAGACTGAGATGAAATATATAAATTATAATGTAAAAACAAAAAGCAATGGTTTTATTGATTCTCTGCTAAAGCGAATCGGGTATTTGAACAGAAGTTATTCACGTTTAATTTTAATAATAGCGTCAATAATAGGTGTTATTTCTATATACGGGATAACCAGACTTCAGATAAACGCATCTATGCTTGAGCAATTAGGCGACAGCTTGCAAGTAACTCACGACTATGAGTTTGTAGACAAAACAATGGCTGGGACAGGTAGTTTTGAAATTGTGCTGGATTCAAATAAGCTGGATGGTGTAAAGACACAAAAATTTGTTCAAATCCTTGAGAGTATCCAAAAATTTGCCCTTACTCAGGATTATCTTGTGAGGAAGACTAGTTCAGTAGTTGACATCATAAAAGAAGTTAATAGCTCTTTGCACAATAATGATAAGGCATTTTACAGGATTCCCTCTTCAGATGATGAGGTTTCTCAGTACATTTTGCTCTATGAGATTTCAGGAGGGGAGGAATTGGAGAAACTTGTATCAGCAGATTTAGCTGCAGCAAGGCTGACTATTTATGTAAAATCTACTGACTCCATTATCGCCAAGCGTTTTTATGATGAGATAGTAAACTATATTGAGTCAGTAAAACCAGATGATTATTCCTACAGAATAACTGGATTCTCATATCTGATGGTTGAAATGATGGATTATGTAGGAAGGTCCCAAAGACAGTCCCTTTTGCTTGCTCTGATAATCATCTCAGCACTGATGATATTAATTTTTCGTTCAGTAAAGATGGGACTTATATCCATGATTCCGAATATATTCCCAACTTTTTTTATTCTGGGTTTCATGGGAGCATCTGGCATAATACTAGATCATGCCAGATCAATGCTTGCCCCTATAGCCATTGGGCTTGCGGTTGATGATACAATACATTTAATATATCGTTATCAGCTTGAATTCAAGCGTCTTGGTCGTTATGAGAAGGCGCTTGATGCTGCATTAAGTAGTGTTGGTCGTGCTATATTGATAACTACTATTATTTTAGTTTTAGGCTTTTTTATAATGATGGTTTCTGAAATGAATAATATCTCTTATTTCGGCATGTTATCAGGAATATGCATCTTCATTGCTTTACTTTCAGACTACTTCATAGCTCCATCACTAATACTACTCTTCAAACCCTTCGGAAAAGAATTCGACCCAGAAGAAAAAACAGCTATAGGCACATAA
- a CDS encoding MMPL family transporter, whose translation MNRKDNFVTKINDRFADLAERVIDHRWVVFFICLTLFIGLTVLSLKQRIDTSMEVWFLDGDPSFNYYHNFVREFGNDEFIYIVYRTKQGIFNLDSLSKTKRLVEDLEEIPYVEKVNAITNIELTEGSVNGDLNVYSLMNEFPSSQVEANSLMHKIMDKPLYVNSYISEDSNFAAILCELENKAKDDPTYNVNIATSLERILSKLDYEDFRFWPVGEPISNFEFYKIVIKDGIIINTIAYFLIFLLLVLFFRQAKVIGGIFLVTIFSLVFVVGIMKIIDFPITALSVITPSLILAIGVATSIHLITEYHSHVKSGYTNRTSIIKAVSMVGFPCLFTSLTTAVGFASVTISPISILREYGWSIVVGVLVVFVFSFSILLVILTFKKEKTGRKFNGGKVNKGNGLIDWMLPRIASLNKRYYIRILIISAIVSIICSYGITKLQVNSSWLGKFGDRTKVYHDFKFVDKTMAVSASFEISLDSKKADGVRTYQFVKTLEQIQNFAESKDYLVKKTVSVVDIIRDVNRSLHNNDIEYYRLPSSDREVSQYILLYEISGGEELEKLVSADLATARLTIYIKSTDSITSRGFYDELVNFIESVKPADYDYRITGLSFLLLEAMRYIADNQIKSIMLAFVIISLMMVIVFRSIKVGLISMLPNLFPIVITLGFMGLSGIWLDFGRSLLAPIAIGLAVDDTIHVISRYRLEFFRIGNYEKALDVAMNEVGRAITITTYSICCLYL comes from the coding sequence ATGAATAGAAAGGATAACTTCGTAACGAAAATTAACGACAGGTTCGCTGATTTAGCAGAAAGGGTAATTGATCATCGCTGGGTAGTATTCTTTATATGTCTCACCTTATTCATTGGACTAACTGTTTTATCCTTAAAGCAACGGATAGATACCTCCATGGAGGTATGGTTCCTGGATGGTGACCCATCCTTTAATTATTATCATAACTTTGTGAGAGAATTCGGCAATGACGAATTTATATATATAGTGTATAGAACAAAACAAGGAATATTTAATCTCGACTCTTTAAGCAAAACGAAAAGGTTAGTGGAAGATCTTGAGGAAATCCCATACGTGGAAAAGGTAAATGCTATCACCAATATAGAACTAACAGAAGGTAGCGTGAATGGGGATTTAAATGTTTACAGCTTAATGAATGAGTTCCCTTCCAGTCAAGTGGAGGCAAATTCACTTATGCACAAGATTATGGATAAACCGTTGTATGTGAATTCCTATATCTCTGAAGATTCAAACTTTGCGGCTATCCTTTGTGAGTTGGAGAATAAAGCAAAGGATGATCCTACTTACAACGTGAATATTGCAACCAGTTTGGAGAGGATACTATCGAAACTGGATTATGAAGATTTTAGATTCTGGCCAGTGGGTGAGCCTATTAGCAATTTTGAATTTTATAAAATTGTAATAAAGGATGGGATTATTATTAATACTATTGCCTATTTCTTGATTTTTTTACTCCTCGTTCTTTTTTTTCGCCAGGCGAAGGTGATTGGAGGCATATTCTTAGTTACGATATTTTCGCTAGTTTTTGTTGTTGGTATCATGAAAATAATAGATTTTCCAATAACGGCTTTGTCTGTTATAACTCCATCTCTTATACTTGCGATTGGAGTGGCAACTAGTATTCATTTAATAACTGAGTATCATTCACATGTTAAATCTGGATATACAAATCGAACATCTATCATAAAAGCGGTAAGTATGGTTGGATTTCCCTGTTTGTTTACTTCACTAACAACCGCAGTAGGCTTCGCTTCTGTAACTATCTCTCCTATAAGTATCCTTCGCGAGTATGGGTGGTCTATTGTAGTTGGTGTTTTAGTTGTCTTTGTTTTTTCCTTCTCAATTCTATTGGTGATTTTAACATTTAAAAAGGAAAAAACTGGAAGAAAGTTTAATGGAGGGAAGGTAAACAAAGGAAATGGATTAATAGATTGGATGCTGCCGAGAATAGCCTCCCTTAATAAAAGATACTACATTAGAATATTAATAATTAGTGCTATTGTAAGTATTATTTGCAGTTATGGCATAACTAAGCTTCAGGTAAACTCATCCTGGCTGGGAAAATTTGGAGACAGGACGAAGGTGTATCACGACTTCAAATTTGTAGATAAAACAATGGCTGTATCGGCTAGTTTCGAAATTTCACTCGACTCAAAAAAGGCTGATGGCGTTAGGACTTATCAATTTGTTAAAACACTTGAGCAGATTCAGAACTTTGCAGAATCTAAGGACTATTTAGTAAAGAAGACTGTCTCAGTAGTAGACATAATTAGAGATGTAAACCGCTCTTTGCATAATAATGACATTGAATATTATAGATTGCCCTCTTCGGATAGGGAGGTTTCTCAGTACATATTGCTCTACGAGATATCAGGTGGGGAGGAACTGGAGAAACTTGTTTCAGCAGATTTAGCCACAGCAAGACTTACAATTTACATAAAATCTACTGATTCAATAACCTCCCGAGGCTTCTATGATGAGCTGGTTAATTTTATTGAGTCAGTTAAGCCGGCTGATTACGATTATAGAATAACCGGATTATCTTTTTTATTACTAGAAGCTATGCGATATATTGCAGATAATCAAATAAAATCCATTATGCTGGCATTTGTCATTATCTCATTAATGATGGTAATTGTATTCCGTTCAATAAAAGTAGGTCTAATCTCTATGCTACCAAACTTGTTCCCAATTGTTATTACCCTGGGATTCATGGGTTTATCTGGGATATGGTTAGACTTCGGGAGGTCATTGCTCGCTCCAATTGCCATTGGGCTTGCAGTTGATGATACTATCCATGTTATATCCCGGTATCGTCTTGAATTCTTTCGTATAGGGAATTATGAAAAAGCGCTGGATGTGGCGATGAATGAAGTAGGCCGCGCTATCACCATTACTACTTATTCTATTTGTTGCCTTTATCTCTAA
- a CDS encoding four helix bundle protein has product MRDHTKLRAFELADEVALLIYRTTMEFPKEETYGLTSQMRRVPVSVPSNIVEGCARESQTEHLRFLEIAFASLRELHYQLGLSKRLRYFDELDISGCEIIIVENGKVLGALLRSMHR; this is encoded by the coding sequence ATGCGTGATCATACAAAACTCAGAGCCTTTGAATTGGCCGATGAAGTGGCGCTTTTGATCTATCGAACAACCATGGAATTCCCCAAGGAGGAAACATACGGGTTGACTTCCCAAATGAGAAGGGTGCCGGTTTCAGTTCCATCAAACATCGTTGAAGGGTGTGCACGTGAGAGTCAGACCGAACATCTTCGCTTTCTTGAAATCGCGTTCGCTTCTTTAAGGGAGTTGCACTACCAGCTTGGCCTGTCCAAACGCCTGAGATATTTTGATGAACTTGACATTTCTGGCTGTGAAATAATAATTGTGGAGAACGGGAAGGTTTTGGGTGCCCTGCTTCGATCAATGCACAGATAG